The Eleutherodactylus coqui strain aEleCoq1 chromosome 6, aEleCoq1.hap1, whole genome shotgun sequence genome window below encodes:
- the LOC136631696 gene encoding speedy protein 1-A-like produces MPIFSKRQGKIRKWTGISVANNWKQKPEGTYTRPVLTGQDGLKTLLATQQYKGKNRKELNYQQITDGTPSRRNNRGHPSRKRKRKLCPCEEDLQKRRRDDRAQLQEEREAFFRVLELDYFKTFLTRDSCMRTSDKYLLAMVLVYFRRAGLRTEEYRINFFRALFLANQMEEDIDFCEEIYAWALGDDWRKRKDLFLEQRNQLFRRLGFNVFVDRSTCERVMAEDPTHWAWTRQRQVQHSWAIPMFRRHHQEFTIHGPWGSPPPPCALCKNIHRFPPMWRDQQEEEEPDTDPNSSGNR; encoded by the exons atgccgattttcagcAAGCGGCAAGGAAAGATACGGAAATGGACGGGAATCAGCGTTGCAAACAACTGGAAGCAGAAGCCTGAAGGGACATATACGAGGCctgttctcacaggtcaagatggcctgaAAACCCTTCTTGCCACGCAACAGTACAAAGGCAAAAATAGGAAGGAACTGAATTACCAACA GATTACGGATGGCACGCCGTCCAGAAGAAACAACAGAGGACACCCCAGccgaaagagaaagagaaaactcTGCCCGTGTGAGGAAGACCTCCAGAAGAGAAGGAGGGATGACCGGGCCCAGCTACAGGAGGAAAGGGAAGCCTTCTTCCGTGTCCTCG AGCTTGACTACTTCAAAACGTTTCTGACCAGAGACAGCTGCATGAGAACATCCGACAAG TACCTGCTGGCGATGGTCCTCGTGtacttcaggagagccggactCCGTACCGAGGAATATAGAATAAACTTCTTTCGAGCACT CTTCTTAGCCAACCAGATGGAGGAGGACATCGACTTCTGTGAAGAGATCTACGCCTGGGCCTTAGGAGATGactggaggaagaggaaggacctATTTCTGGAACAACGGAACCAGCTATTCCGCCGGTTGGGATTCAATGTGTTTGTGGACCGGAGCACCTGCGAACGG GTCATGGCAGAAGATCCTACACATTGGGCATGGACAAGACAGCGGCAGGTCCAACACAGCTGGGCTATTCCCATGTTCAGAAGACATCACCAGGAGTTCACCATCCACGGCCCATGGGGCAGCCCACCTCCACCCTGCGCCCTTTGTAAGAACATCCATAGGTTTCCACCAATGTGGAGAGaccaacaggaagaagaggaaccCGACACGGATCCCAACAGCAGTGGCAACAGATGA